The following nucleotide sequence is from Halapricum desulfuricans.
CACGTTCGTTCCCGGGCGTCACTTCCGGAGCGCGAACTGTGGCCCGTGCGTGTGACGGCGCTGGAGGAGACACCCTCCCAGAATCACGAGGACCCCGACCAGCCCGGGCGTCGCGAACGTCAAGACCGGGCGAACGACCGTCTCGAGAAGTCCGGGAGCGAAGCCCGCCATCTCGAAGCCTGTCTCGAGGTCGTCGTACCGGATCGCGATCGAGGCGACGAGCGCACCGGCGAGCAACAGCCGCCGTGGCCGCCCGCGCTCGAGCAGATACAGCAGGGGAATCAGCGGGAAGTAGAGGATCACGAAGTAGAGCGGAAACGACGGGAAGAAGACGAGAATCGCGGCCATCGTCCCCGTGATCGAGACGAGCCGGTCCTCCCGGTCCTCGATCGTCCGGTAGAGATACGCCACCGGCGGCGCGAGCACGAGCGCAGCCAGCAGGCCGTACAGCGTGGGATCGACGGTCGGCAACAGCACCGAGATCGGCCGCCGGATCGTCAGATACGTCGCTTCCGGATCGAGCCCGCCCGCGAAGGCGTCGGGCGAGAACCGCGGGACGATCGCGCGTTCGACGTACGCGACCGTCAGTTCCGGCCCGAAGACGGCCAGCCCGGCCGCGAAGCCGGCGAGAGCGAACCCGACGGCAGCAGCGATCGCCCGCCAGGCCCGCCGGCGGAGCAGCCAGAGCCCGACGGCCGCCGGGAACACCTTCAGAAACGCCGCGAAGCCGAAGGCGACGCCGGCGAGCGTCTCCCGGTCGGCATCGAGCGCGACGAAGCCGACCACCAGCGCGGCCACGAGGTGATGATTGACCTGTCCGAACAGCAGCGAGGACATCGAGTGGACCGAGCCGACGACGAACGCCCCGATCAGCCCGCGATCGAGCCACGGCAGGCGACCGCCGCCGACACGCTCGATGTACCGAACGAGCAGCCACGCCGCGCCCAGCCCCACCAGCACCGTCTCGATCGTGTGGGCGGCGAACCCGACCGTCTCGCCGCCCAGCAACGCCAGCGGGGCGAACCCGAGGACGGTGATCGGCGGGTAGACGTAGTGAAAGTACCCCGGAAGTCCCTCGGGGACGGCCGTATAGAAGTTCCCGCCCTCGAGGGCGACGGTACCCGCGAGGTGGTACACCCGGTAGTCGATGGCGATGTGCCGGGGGCTGGCCAGCAGGACGTATGCGAGATTGCCGAGTCCGAGCGCGACGCCCACCAGCAGGACGAGTCGGACGCCGCGGTTTCGCTCTTCGAGGTCCAGCACGTCCGTCAGCCACGAGTACCTCCATAAAAAGCAGTCCGATCCGGGCCGCTCGGCGGGACGTTCTCAGGGCAGCAGGACGCCGTCGACCGCGTGGACAACGCCGTT
It contains:
- a CDS encoding glycosyltransferase family 87 protein, whose protein sequence is MLDLEERNRGVRLVLLVGVALGLGNLAYVLLASPRHIAIDYRVYHLAGTVALEGGNFYTAVPEGLPGYFHYVYPPITVLGFAPLALLGGETVGFAAHTIETVLVGLGAAWLLVRYIERVGGGRLPWLDRGLIGAFVVGSVHSMSSLLFGQVNHHLVAALVVGFVALDADRETLAGVAFGFAAFLKVFPAAVGLWLLRRRAWRAIAAAVGFALAGFAAGLAVFGPELTVAYVERAIVPRFSPDAFAGGLDPEATYLTIRRPISVLLPTVDPTLYGLLAALVLAPPVAYLYRTIEDREDRLVSITGTMAAILVFFPSFPLYFVILYFPLIPLLYLLERGRPRRLLLAGALVASIAIRYDDLETGFEMAGFAPGLLETVVRPVLTFATPGLVGVLVILGGCLLQRRHTHGPQFALRK